A single region of the Vibrio chagasii genome encodes:
- a CDS encoding SDR family oxidoreductase, giving the protein MKKILITCATSNIGSALAKRLAADNELYLAARDTAKLDNIVDTVVTSGRHSVLAHHLDFFDKGSIDLCADSITEFGGLDGLVFIIPRIPPSSSVFPDDEAWRDLYEKYFILPLRLIKKLVNHSRLNSGCKIVLISGLSSKSALTHYSTNNCLRSAWVGQAKTMALYLASQNISVNTISLGGVMTESYTQKMRDKAEAQGVSFEEFMVSEVANIPLKKYATVNDVTESIVALLGPLANHMTGQNILLDGGFNKAY; this is encoded by the coding sequence ATGAAAAAAATATTGATCACTTGTGCTACCAGTAATATTGGCTCAGCTCTAGCTAAAAGATTGGCTGCAGACAACGAGCTTTATCTTGCCGCTCGAGATACAGCTAAATTGGACAATATTGTCGATACCGTCGTCACATCAGGGCGTCATAGTGTACTGGCACATCACCTGGACTTCTTCGACAAAGGATCTATCGACCTGTGTGCAGACTCCATTACTGAGTTTGGTGGGCTGGATGGATTAGTTTTTATCATTCCAAGGATTCCGCCTTCTAGTAGTGTATTTCCGGACGATGAGGCTTGGAGAGACTTGTACGAAAAATATTTTATATTACCTTTGAGGCTTATCAAAAAGCTTGTTAATCACTCACGATTAAACAGTGGGTGTAAGATCGTGTTGATTTCCGGTCTAAGCTCAAAGAGTGCTCTAACACATTATTCTACAAATAATTGTCTGAGAAGTGCTTGGGTTGGACAAGCAAAAACGATGGCGTTGTATTTAGCCTCTCAGAACATATCTGTGAACACTATTTCACTCGGAGGTGTCATGACTGAGAGTTACACTCAAAAGATGCGAGATAAAGCAGAGGCTCAAGGGGTCAGCTTTGAAGAATTTATGGTTAGTGAAGTTGCAAATATCCCACTGAAAAAGTACGCCACGGTAAACGATGTTACAGAATCTATAGTTGCCTTGTTAGGTCCATTAGCGAATCATATGACAGGGCAAAATATTTTGTTAGATGGTGGTTTTAACAAGGCGTATTGA
- a CDS encoding HU family DNA-binding protein, producing the protein MNKSQLVDQIALSADISKTKAEKALKAVMESVSHALSNGNEVALVGFGTFRVNERAERKGRNPKTGEEITIAAAKVPTFKAGTKLKAECNA; encoded by the coding sequence ATGAATAAGTCTCAACTAGTTGATCAAATTGCGCTGTCAGCGGATATATCAAAAACGAAGGCTGAAAAGGCTTTGAAAGCTGTTATGGAAAGTGTGAGCCATGCGCTCTCTAATGGTAATGAAGTTGCGCTGGTCGGATTTGGTACATTTAGAGTTAACGAGCGTGCTGAACGTAAAGGGCGTAATCCGAAAACAGGTGAAGAAATAACGATTGCGGCGGCAAAAGTTCCGACATTTAAAGCTGGAACAAAACTGAAGGCGGAATGCAACGCTTAA
- a CDS encoding IS4 family transposase: protein MTYIEPTLWAQKQFGQAHLNDPRRTQRLVALAASLAEQPGVPVSKLIISPAEMEGAYRFIRNEQIKAEDIAEAGFYVTAQEALEQQTLLALEDTTSLSYSHRSIRDELGHSNQGNRHRAMFVHSTLLFAPDTQSVIGLIEQQRWTRDIEKRGQRHQHATRPYKEKESYKWEQASRHVAERLGDKISDVISVCDREADLFEYLTYKREQQQRFLVRSMQSRCIEEHDNRLYSYASTLLSAGEKVLEIPQKGGRKARKAHLDIKYAPVTLKSPANKKEFDNIPLYYVGCIEQGESGNKLAWHLLTSEPITSKEEALKIVSYYERRWLIEDFHKVWKSEGTEVEQLRMQSKDNLERLSVVLAFIATRLLQLRFMNESDELSKSSCEQVLKGKAWKLMWLKLESKKLPKEAPNISWAYNGIARLGGWKNTKRTGRASIKTLWQGWLRLQTILEGYELAKSLD, encoded by the coding sequence ATGACCTATATAGAGCCAACCCTTTGGGCACAAAAACAGTTCGGTCAAGCCCACCTTAATGACCCTAGACGCACTCAAAGACTCGTTGCTCTCGCAGCCTCACTGGCCGAGCAGCCTGGCGTACCCGTCTCGAAACTCATTATATCCCCTGCTGAAATGGAAGGGGCTTATCGCTTCATCCGTAATGAGCAAATCAAAGCAGAAGATATCGCAGAAGCGGGTTTTTATGTCACCGCACAAGAAGCATTAGAGCAACAAACACTTCTTGCCTTAGAAGACACCACTTCTCTCAGTTACTCCCATCGCAGCATTCGAGATGAACTCGGGCACTCTAATCAAGGCAATCGACATCGCGCCATGTTTGTACACTCAACCTTACTTTTTGCTCCCGACACTCAATCTGTTATTGGTTTAATTGAACAACAGCGCTGGACTCGTGATATAGAAAAGCGAGGTCAAAGGCACCAGCATGCGACTCGACCATACAAAGAGAAAGAAAGTTATAAGTGGGAACAAGCCTCTCGCCATGTCGCTGAGCGACTTGGCGATAAAATTTCGGATGTCATTTCTGTGTGCGATAGAGAAGCCGACCTATTTGAATACCTCACTTACAAGCGAGAGCAACAACAAAGGTTCCTCGTTCGCTCAATGCAAAGCCGCTGTATTGAAGAGCACGATAATCGTCTTTATAGCTATGCTTCTACCCTGTTATCAGCCGGAGAGAAAGTGCTCGAAATACCGCAAAAAGGCGGTCGTAAAGCTCGCAAGGCTCATTTAGATATCAAATATGCCCCCGTGACACTCAAGTCTCCTGCTAACAAGAAAGAGTTCGATAACATTCCGCTTTACTACGTGGGATGTATAGAACAAGGAGAGAGTGGTAATAAGCTCGCATGGCACTTACTGACTTCAGAGCCGATAACGAGCAAGGAAGAGGCACTCAAAATCGTCAGTTATTATGAGCGGCGCTGGCTGATAGAAGATTTTCATAAAGTCTGGAAAAGTGAAGGGACTGAAGTTGAGCAACTGAGAATGCAAAGTAAGGATAACTTAGAAAGGCTCAGCGTCGTTTTGGCTTTTATCGCGACTCGGTTACTCCAGTTGAGGTTTATGAATGAATCAGACGAGTTATCTAAGAGCAGTTGTGAGCAGGTATTAAAAGGCAAAGCGTGGAAGTTAATGTGGCTCAAGTTGGAGAGCAAAAAACTACCGAAAGAAGCGCCTAATATATCATGGGCTTACAACGGTATTGCTCGGTTAGGTGGTTGGAAGAATACCAAGCGAACAGGTCGCGCTTCTATAAAGACGTTATGGCAAGGATGGCTTAGGTTACAAACCATCCTTGAAGGGTATGAACTCGCCAAGTCTCTTGATTAA
- the aphA gene encoding acid phosphatase AphA has product MKPKPQAYKLLLGLKMKTSTIIVLSSLFSVSVLANTNATIDMHTLSKQAPTHYSDISWTTVDKIASELPEHPINVGLDIDDTMLFSSPVFHYGKQKYSPDSFNYLKNQNFWNEASTGLDRFSIPKKSAVEIVSMHLKHGDTIYFITGRTAPQGQETITETLRNIFPKEYREQIQPVIFSGSLDKVKQLKMAKIAQYYGDSDEDITSSREAGAKAIRFLRGAQTTYTPLPQAGRYGEEVLIDSNY; this is encoded by the coding sequence TTGAAACCTAAGCCACAAGCATACAAACTCTTACTAGGATTAAAAATGAAGACGTCTACCATCATTGTACTTAGCTCACTTTTTTCGGTATCAGTACTCGCCAATACTAATGCAACCATAGATATGCATACTCTTTCAAAACAAGCACCAACGCATTACTCGGATATCAGTTGGACAACTGTTGACAAGATTGCTTCAGAGCTTCCTGAGCACCCAATTAATGTTGGTTTAGATATTGATGATACTATGTTGTTCTCAAGTCCTGTTTTTCATTACGGTAAACAAAAATATTCTCCGGACTCTTTTAATTACCTAAAGAACCAAAATTTTTGGAATGAGGCTTCTACGGGTCTTGACCGTTTTTCTATCCCAAAAAAGTCAGCGGTAGAAATAGTATCAATGCACCTAAAACACGGTGATACCATATACTTCATTACTGGCCGCACTGCTCCTCAAGGACAAGAAACTATCACCGAAACCTTACGCAATATATTTCCAAAAGAATACAGGGAACAAATTCAACCCGTCATATTCTCTGGCTCTTTAGATAAGGTAAAACAACTTAAAATGGCAAAAATTGCCCAATACTACGGTGATTCAGACGAAGATATCACCAGCTCTCGTGAAGCAGGCGCAAAAGCTATACGCTTTCTAAGAGGCGCACAAACAACCTATACTCCGCTGCCTCAGGCAGGTAGGTATGGCGAAGAAGTTCTAATTGACTCAAACTACTGA
- the pdxR gene encoding MocR-like pyridoxine biosynthesis transcription factor PdxR: protein MKHLFYMEFDEGASLQTQIKNMITSSILDGHISSGAPLPSCRELAKTLGVSRNTVVLAYERLIEEGYAIAKERKGFFVHSTYDENLVASHSSLPSRGSNVNWDNKLKLMPSEQHLFYKPDAWKQCEYPFIYGQPDPDFFPVREWRECSQRAAQTLHAKEWLQDRFDEDDSLLIDQLRTRILARRGVRCNKNEILLTVGTQHSLYLLSQLLGGDHACLGLETPGYSDVRHIFDLNQTQLRELDVDEGGLVVNQKIDGCDYVFVTPSHQSPTTVTMPLERRLKLLQKAADHDLVLIEDDYECELNFHSAPTPALKSLDNEGRVIYIGSLSKTLAPGLRVGYLVGPEALIREARALRRLMMRHTPSNNQRALALFLAGGYHDTLVHRLTLRYSERYEVLKTALQEFLPSVELTPSLGGSAIWLKGAPDLDCVRLQREALKHGVYIETGIQHFHQLSNNEYEASRYFRLGFSLIKTDRIRDGVRLLSYAVEQVLSTTTLA, encoded by the coding sequence ATGAAACATTTGTTTTACATGGAGTTTGACGAAGGTGCCAGTCTACAAACTCAGATTAAGAATATGATCACCTCCAGCATTCTCGATGGTCACATTAGTTCAGGTGCACCATTACCTTCATGTCGAGAGCTAGCAAAAACGCTTGGAGTTTCCCGTAATACTGTGGTTCTTGCTTATGAGAGGCTGATTGAGGAAGGGTATGCAATTGCCAAAGAGAGAAAAGGATTCTTCGTCCACTCTACTTATGACGAGAATCTAGTGGCAAGTCACTCCTCTTTACCGTCAAGAGGATCGAATGTTAATTGGGATAATAAGCTTAAACTGATGCCGTCTGAGCAACATCTTTTTTATAAACCGGATGCTTGGAAACAGTGTGAATACCCATTTATTTATGGGCAACCTGACCCTGATTTTTTTCCTGTTAGGGAATGGCGCGAGTGCTCTCAGCGAGCTGCACAGACTTTGCATGCAAAAGAGTGGCTTCAAGACCGTTTCGATGAAGATGACTCGTTATTAATTGATCAACTTAGGACTCGTATTCTTGCTCGCCGAGGAGTTCGTTGTAACAAAAATGAGATCTTGCTTACGGTGGGTACCCAGCATTCATTATATCTACTGAGTCAATTGCTCGGAGGCGATCACGCTTGTCTCGGGTTAGAGACTCCCGGTTATTCCGATGTTCGTCACATTTTTGATCTTAACCAAACACAACTTCGTGAGTTGGACGTAGATGAAGGTGGGTTGGTCGTGAACCAAAAGATTGATGGTTGTGACTATGTATTTGTAACGCCCAGCCATCAATCACCTACAACTGTCACCATGCCGCTTGAGCGTCGCCTTAAGCTGTTGCAAAAAGCGGCTGACCATGATCTTGTGCTTATCGAAGATGATTACGAATGCGAGCTTAATTTTCATTCAGCGCCAACTCCGGCACTGAAGAGTCTAGATAATGAAGGTCGGGTCATTTATATAGGTAGTTTGTCAAAAACACTTGCTCCGGGCTTGAGAGTTGGCTACTTGGTTGGGCCAGAAGCCTTAATACGTGAAGCTCGTGCGCTGCGGCGATTAATGATGCGTCACACTCCATCGAATAATCAACGCGCATTAGCACTTTTTCTAGCTGGCGGGTACCACGATACTTTAGTACACAGACTGACGCTTAGATATTCTGAGCGCTATGAGGTGCTAAAAACAGCCTTACAAGAGTTTCTTCCTAGCGTGGAATTAACACCATCATTAGGCGGAAGTGCGATTTGGCTTAAAGGAGCTCCAGATTTAGACTGTGTCCGTTTACAAAGAGAAGCGTTGAAACATGGTGTGTATATCGAGACTGGAATACAGCACTTTCATCAACTGTCCAATAACGAATATGAGGCAAGCCGATATTTCAGGTTGGGGTTTTCTCTGATAAAGACGGACCGTATTCGAGATGGAGTCCGTCTTTTATCGTATGCGGTTGAGCAAGTGCTTTCGACTACAACGCTGGCGTGA
- a CDS encoding alanine/glycine:cation symporter family protein: protein MLAWFVPLSLSSPALATNSAQALNFDQQVNSIISPIAHQLSSIVFYKINLFGYSVPIIVLWLSVAAIFFTFYLNFVNLRGLATAFRLIRGDYTNPRATGEISHFQAVATAISGTVGIGNIGGVAVAITIGGPGATFWLIMAGFLSMSTKLVECTLGVKYRKVNPDGSISGGPMYYLEHYLKSRNYPTLGKCLGSFYALALVIGCLGIGNMFQSNQAYSQLLVITGESQSFFADKGWLFGLIMAVLVALVILGGISSIAKVTAKLVPIMAILYVISACIILIKSVEHLPSAVSLIFLHAFSLESATGGAIGAIIVGFQRAVFSNEAGIGSSSIAHSAVQTEEPASEGLVSLFEPLIDTVVICTLSALVVISTAYPAGLINGDLVGIELTSAVFAHHFTWAPYPLAIAALLFAFSTTIAWSYYGLKGWTYLFGEKRHSKFLFKLMFCCFVALGSMLHLDAVLMFSDALVFLIALPNVIGLYLFAPLVKHEVEDYLNRIKLGEIINYRLLGNSLDDQPSHKTMTSSD, encoded by the coding sequence GTGCTAGCTTGGTTTGTACCATTAAGTTTGTCTTCTCCCGCTTTGGCCACAAACTCTGCTCAAGCACTTAACTTTGATCAGCAAGTCAATTCCATCATTTCTCCTATCGCACACCAACTCTCTTCAATCGTTTTCTACAAAATAAACTTATTCGGTTACTCAGTGCCCATCATTGTTCTCTGGCTAAGCGTTGCCGCTATTTTTTTCACCTTTTATTTGAATTTTGTTAATTTACGTGGTTTGGCAACAGCATTTCGATTAATTAGAGGCGACTACACCAACCCAAGAGCAACGGGGGAAATTTCTCACTTTCAAGCTGTTGCCACTGCAATATCAGGGACCGTCGGGATTGGTAATATTGGTGGCGTCGCCGTAGCAATCACTATTGGCGGACCAGGCGCAACTTTCTGGCTTATCATGGCTGGCTTTCTCAGTATGTCGACCAAGCTGGTTGAGTGTACTTTGGGTGTAAAGTACCGAAAAGTAAATCCAGATGGCAGTATTTCAGGTGGCCCTATGTACTACCTTGAGCATTATTTAAAAAGTCGTAACTACCCGACTTTAGGTAAATGTTTAGGAAGCTTTTATGCACTTGCTCTTGTTATTGGGTGCTTAGGAATTGGCAACATGTTCCAATCAAATCAAGCCTATTCACAGTTACTGGTTATCACAGGAGAAAGCCAAAGCTTCTTTGCCGATAAAGGTTGGCTGTTTGGTTTGATTATGGCGGTGCTAGTAGCTCTAGTCATTCTTGGAGGTATCAGTTCCATCGCTAAGGTAACCGCCAAACTTGTTCCGATCATGGCTATTCTCTATGTGATTTCTGCCTGCATTATTCTTATCAAAAGCGTAGAGCACTTACCAAGTGCTGTATCACTCATATTCTTACACGCTTTTAGCCTAGAAAGTGCCACTGGTGGTGCAATTGGAGCCATCATAGTTGGATTCCAACGGGCCGTATTCTCTAATGAAGCCGGAATAGGCTCATCATCCATTGCCCACTCGGCGGTACAAACAGAGGAACCAGCTTCTGAAGGCCTAGTCTCCTTGTTTGAACCACTGATTGACACCGTTGTTATTTGTACTCTGAGCGCCCTGGTGGTGATTTCTACTGCTTATCCAGCCGGTCTGATTAATGGTGACCTTGTCGGTATTGAATTAACTTCGGCTGTCTTTGCACATCATTTTACTTGGGCCCCTTATCCACTAGCAATTGCAGCTCTGTTATTTGCTTTTTCAACTACCATTGCATGGTCATACTATGGGTTGAAGGGGTGGACGTATCTCTTCGGTGAGAAGCGTCACTCAAAATTTTTATTCAAACTTATGTTCTGTTGCTTTGTTGCTCTAGGCAGCATGCTCCATCTCGATGCTGTACTGATGTTCTCTGATGCCCTAGTATTTCTAATTGCGTTGCCTAACGTCATCGGTCTTTATTTGTTTGCCCCGTTAGTTAAACACGAAGTCGAAGACTATCTAAACCGAATTAAGCTTGGAGAGATCATAAATTACCGTCTTCTAGGCAATAGCCTAGATGATCAACCAAGCCATAAAACTATGACATCATCTGACTAA
- a CDS encoding DUF445 family protein, with the protein MNKSVLTNVIALALLAGGYATTNQYLLYAGLFAFSGAITNWLAIHMLFEKVPGLYGSGVIPARFEEFKAAIKQLMMEQFFTERNIDRFLSSEMSGGQSLNLEPVIKKIDFNPAFDSLVNVIENSQFGGMLAMFGGTEALEPMKAPFVEKMQESVIEISKSDSVKNAIKEELESPAIMDEIKENIEAIIDQRLNELTPKLVKEMVQTMIKKHLGWLVVWGGVFGGVIGLISAAITL; encoded by the coding sequence ATGAACAAAAGTGTCTTAACTAACGTTATCGCGTTAGCACTGCTTGCTGGCGGCTATGCGACAACAAATCAATACCTACTTTACGCGGGACTATTCGCCTTTTCTGGTGCCATCACCAACTGGCTTGCGATTCACATGTTGTTCGAGAAAGTACCCGGCTTATACGGCTCTGGCGTTATTCCAGCGCGATTTGAAGAGTTCAAAGCAGCCATCAAACAACTGATGATGGAGCAATTCTTTACTGAGCGTAACATCGACCGCTTCCTAAGCAGCGAAATGAGCGGTGGCCAATCACTGAACCTAGAGCCTGTGATTAAGAAAATCGATTTCAACCCTGCATTCGATTCGCTGGTTAACGTTATCGAAAACTCACAGTTTGGCGGCATGCTAGCAATGTTTGGTGGTACGGAAGCATTAGAGCCAATGAAAGCGCCATTTGTTGAGAAGATGCAAGAATCTGTCATCGAAATCAGCAAGAGTGATTCAGTGAAGAATGCCATCAAGGAAGAACTGGAATCACCAGCAATTATGGATGAAATCAAAGAGAACATCGAAGCCATCATCGACCAGCGTTTGAATGAACTGACACCGAAACTGGTAAAAGAGATGGTTCAAACCATGATCAAGAAACACCTTGGCTGGCTTGTCGTGTGGGGTGGTGTATTCGGTGGTGTGATTGGTCTTATTTCAGCGGCGATTACACTGTAA